In a genomic window of Pelodiscus sinensis isolate JC-2024 chromosome 32, ASM4963464v1, whole genome shotgun sequence:
- the LOC102458839 gene encoding uncharacterized protein LOC102458839 isoform X2, whose amino-acid sequence MSCSSAAHGLTSQEQEMAVVEPVSFEEVAVYFSEEEWALLDAGQRALYWDVMQENYEAVSWLEFSFQLSTENDSCLDSVSIPAGDWMLSENNEESLQQEGPEQMSPFGMLLGRSAAHVSRSPEQGETRESQHIPERQQGNHVVEGHVKSNHRSRRKKRKTEIMEQKILHQQAPSAYSDGATFIEHQRAHTGEKPFTCSDCGKSFRESSDLIRHRKIHTREKSFSCSECGKSFSKSSHLITHSRIHTGEKPFNCSDCGKSFNQRSNLVRHKRTHTGEKPFNCSDCGKSFSKSSNLVKHRIIHTGEKPFSCSDCGQSFSTSSNLVKHQMIHTGKKPFSCSDCGKSFSQCSCLTNHQIIHTRVTPHKCSDCGKGFKHRSDFIKHKRTHTGEKPFSCSDCGKSFSQSSDLIRHRRIHTGEKPFCCSDCGKSYSCGSDLITHWRSHTGEKPFNCLDCGKSFRKSSDLVAHRRIHTGEKPFNCSDCGKSFSQHSNLVRHKRTHTGEKPFCCSDCGKSFIQSSDLIKHRRIHIGKRPYNLSSL is encoded by the exons ATGTCTTGCTCCAGCGCGGCCCATGGCCTGACAAGCCAGgaacaggaaatggctgtggtggagccggtgagcttcgaggaggtggctgtgtatttctctgaggaggaatgggctctgctggatgcgggtcagagagccctctactgggatgtgatgcaggagaattatgaggccgtgagctggctgg AATTCtcctttcagctcagcacagagaaTGACTCCTGTCTGGATTCTGTGTCTATCCCTGCAGGTGATTGGATGCTGAGTGAGAATAATGAGgagagtcttcagcaggaaggaccaGAGCAAATGTCTCCATTTGGGATGTTATTGGGAAGATCTGCAGCGCATGTTTCTCGgagtcctgagcaaggagagaccCGTGAGAGTCAGCATAtcccagaaaggcagcagggaaaccatgtGGTGGAGGGGCATGTTAAATCCAATCACAGgagcagaaggaagaaaagaaaaacagaaatcaTGGAACAGAAAATCCTCCATCAACAAGCACCCTCTGCTTACAGTGACGGCGCAACTTTTATTGAACAtcaaagagcccacacaggagagaagcccttcacatgctcagactgtgggaaaagcttcagggagAGCTCAGACCTAATTAGACATAGGAAAATCCATACAAGAGAGAAATCTTTtagctgctctgagtgtgggaaaagcttcagtaagaGCTCACACCTTATCACCCATAGTAGAATCCACactggggagaaacccttcaactgctctgactgtgggaaaagttttaatCAGCGCTCAAATCTTGTTAGACATAAGAGAACCCACactggagagaaacccttcaattgctctgactgtgggaaaagcttcagtaagaGTTCAAATCTTGTTAAGCATCGGataatccacacaggggagaaacctttcagctgctctgactgtgggcaAAGCTTCAGTACGAGTTCAAATCTTGTTAAGCATCAGATGATCcacacaggaaaaaaacccttcagctgctctgattgtgggaaaagcttcagtcagtgtTCCTGCCTTACTAACCATCAGATAATACACACAAGAGTGACACCCCACAAATGCTCTGACTGCGGtaaaggcttcaaacacaggtcagacttTATTAAGCATAAGagaactcacacaggagagaagcccttcagctgctctgactgcgggaaaagcttcagtcagagttcaGACCTCATTAGACATAGGAgaattcacacaggagagaaacccttctgctgctctgactgtgggaaaagctacaGTTGCGGCTCAGACCTTATTACACATTGGAGAAGCCACacgggggagaaacccttcaattgcttggactgtgggaaaagcttccgtaAGAGTTCAGACCTTGTTGcccataggagaatccacacgggagagaagccgtttaactgctctgactgtgggaaaagcttcagtcagcacTCAAATCTCGTTAGACATAAGAGaactcacacaggggagaaacccttctgCTGCtcggactgtgggaaaagcttcattcaGAGTTCAGACCTTATTaaacataggagaatccacataGGGAAGAGACCCTATAACctgagttccctttaa
- the LOC102458839 gene encoding uncharacterized protein LOC102458839 isoform X1, producing MSCSSAAHGLTSQEQEMAVVEPVSFEEVAVYFSEEEWALLDAGQRALYWDVMQENYEAVSWLGFPASTAHAISWVEQGEELWIPDVQGCEEGEIISDPHTGDWMLSENNEESLQQEGPEQMSPFGMLLGRSAAHVSRSPEQGETRESQHIPERQQGNHVVEGHVKSNHRSRRKKRKTEIMEQKILHQQAPSAYSDGATFIEHQRAHTGEKPFTCSDCGKSFRESSDLIRHRKIHTREKSFSCSECGKSFSKSSHLITHSRIHTGEKPFNCSDCGKSFNQRSNLVRHKRTHTGEKPFNCSDCGKSFSKSSNLVKHRIIHTGEKPFSCSDCGQSFSTSSNLVKHQMIHTGKKPFSCSDCGKSFSQCSCLTNHQIIHTRVTPHKCSDCGKGFKHRSDFIKHKRTHTGEKPFSCSDCGKSFSQSSDLIRHRRIHTGEKPFCCSDCGKSYSCGSDLITHWRSHTGEKPFNCLDCGKSFRKSSDLVAHRRIHTGEKPFNCSDCGKSFSQHSNLVRHKRTHTGEKPFCCSDCGKSFIQSSDLIKHRRIHIGKRPYNLSSL from the exons ATGTCTTGCTCCAGCGCGGCCCATGGCCTGACAAGCCAGgaacaggaaatggctgtggtggagccggtgagcttcgaggaggtggctgtgtatttctctgaggaggaatgggctctgctggatgcgggtcagagagccctctactgggatgtgatgcaggagaattatgaggccgtgagctggctgg GATTTCCAGCCTCCACAGCTCATgcgatctcctgggtggagcaaggggaggagctgTGGATCCCAGATGtccagggctgtgaggaaggggagatcatcagtgacccccacacag GTGATTGGATGCTGAGTGAGAATAATGAGgagagtcttcagcaggaaggaccaGAGCAAATGTCTCCATTTGGGATGTTATTGGGAAGATCTGCAGCGCATGTTTCTCGgagtcctgagcaaggagagaccCGTGAGAGTCAGCATAtcccagaaaggcagcagggaaaccatgtGGTGGAGGGGCATGTTAAATCCAATCACAGgagcagaaggaagaaaagaaaaacagaaatcaTGGAACAGAAAATCCTCCATCAACAAGCACCCTCTGCTTACAGTGACGGCGCAACTTTTATTGAACAtcaaagagcccacacaggagagaagcccttcacatgctcagactgtgggaaaagcttcagggagAGCTCAGACCTAATTAGACATAGGAAAATCCATACAAGAGAGAAATCTTTtagctgctctgagtgtgggaaaagcttcagtaagaGCTCACACCTTATCACCCATAGTAGAATCCACactggggagaaacccttcaactgctctgactgtgggaaaagttttaatCAGCGCTCAAATCTTGTTAGACATAAGAGAACCCACactggagagaaacccttcaattgctctgactgtgggaaaagcttcagtaagaGTTCAAATCTTGTTAAGCATCGGataatccacacaggggagaaacctttcagctgctctgactgtgggcaAAGCTTCAGTACGAGTTCAAATCTTGTTAAGCATCAGATGATCcacacaggaaaaaaacccttcagctgctctgattgtgggaaaagcttcagtcagtgtTCCTGCCTTACTAACCATCAGATAATACACACAAGAGTGACACCCCACAAATGCTCTGACTGCGGtaaaggcttcaaacacaggtcagacttTATTAAGCATAAGagaactcacacaggagagaagcccttcagctgctctgactgcgggaaaagcttcagtcagagttcaGACCTCATTAGACATAGGAgaattcacacaggagagaaacccttctgctgctctgactgtgggaaaagctacaGTTGCGGCTCAGACCTTATTACACATTGGAGAAGCCACacgggggagaaacccttcaattgcttggactgtgggaaaagcttccgtaAGAGTTCAGACCTTGTTGcccataggagaatccacacgggagagaagccgtttaactgctctgactgtgggaaaagcttcagtcagcacTCAAATCTCGTTAGACATAAGAGaactcacacaggggagaaacccttctgCTGCtcggactgtgggaaaagcttcattcaGAGTTCAGACCTTATTaaacataggagaatccacataGGGAAGAGACCCTATAACctgagttccctttaa
- the LOC102458839 gene encoding uncharacterized protein LOC102458839 isoform X3: protein MSCSSAAHGLTSQEQEMAVVEPVSFEEVAVYFSEEEWALLDAGQRALYWDVMQENYEAVSWLGDWMLSENNEESLQQEGPEQMSPFGMLLGRSAAHVSRSPEQGETRESQHIPERQQGNHVVEGHVKSNHRSRRKKRKTEIMEQKILHQQAPSAYSDGATFIEHQRAHTGEKPFTCSDCGKSFRESSDLIRHRKIHTREKSFSCSECGKSFSKSSHLITHSRIHTGEKPFNCSDCGKSFNQRSNLVRHKRTHTGEKPFNCSDCGKSFSKSSNLVKHRIIHTGEKPFSCSDCGQSFSTSSNLVKHQMIHTGKKPFSCSDCGKSFSQCSCLTNHQIIHTRVTPHKCSDCGKGFKHRSDFIKHKRTHTGEKPFSCSDCGKSFSQSSDLIRHRRIHTGEKPFCCSDCGKSYSCGSDLITHWRSHTGEKPFNCLDCGKSFRKSSDLVAHRRIHTGEKPFNCSDCGKSFSQHSNLVRHKRTHTGEKPFCCSDCGKSFIQSSDLIKHRRIHIGKRPYNLSSL from the exons ATGTCTTGCTCCAGCGCGGCCCATGGCCTGACAAGCCAGgaacaggaaatggctgtggtggagccggtgagcttcgaggaggtggctgtgtatttctctgaggaggaatgggctctgctggatgcgggtcagagagccctctactgggatgtgatgcaggagaattatgaggccgtgagctggctgg GTGATTGGATGCTGAGTGAGAATAATGAGgagagtcttcagcaggaaggaccaGAGCAAATGTCTCCATTTGGGATGTTATTGGGAAGATCTGCAGCGCATGTTTCTCGgagtcctgagcaaggagagaccCGTGAGAGTCAGCATAtcccagaaaggcagcagggaaaccatgtGGTGGAGGGGCATGTTAAATCCAATCACAGgagcagaaggaagaaaagaaaaacagaaatcaTGGAACAGAAAATCCTCCATCAACAAGCACCCTCTGCTTACAGTGACGGCGCAACTTTTATTGAACAtcaaagagcccacacaggagagaagcccttcacatgctcagactgtgggaaaagcttcagggagAGCTCAGACCTAATTAGACATAGGAAAATCCATACAAGAGAGAAATCTTTtagctgctctgagtgtgggaaaagcttcagtaagaGCTCACACCTTATCACCCATAGTAGAATCCACactggggagaaacccttcaactgctctgactgtgggaaaagttttaatCAGCGCTCAAATCTTGTTAGACATAAGAGAACCCACactggagagaaacccttcaattgctctgactgtgggaaaagcttcagtaagaGTTCAAATCTTGTTAAGCATCGGataatccacacaggggagaaacctttcagctgctctgactgtgggcaAAGCTTCAGTACGAGTTCAAATCTTGTTAAGCATCAGATGATCcacacaggaaaaaaacccttcagctgctctgattgtgggaaaagcttcagtcagtgtTCCTGCCTTACTAACCATCAGATAATACACACAAGAGTGACACCCCACAAATGCTCTGACTGCGGtaaaggcttcaaacacaggtcagacttTATTAAGCATAAGagaactcacacaggagagaagcccttcagctgctctgactgcgggaaaagcttcagtcagagttcaGACCTCATTAGACATAGGAgaattcacacaggagagaaacccttctgctgctctgactgtgggaaaagctacaGTTGCGGCTCAGACCTTATTACACATTGGAGAAGCCACacgggggagaaacccttcaattgcttggactgtgggaaaagcttccgtaAGAGTTCAGACCTTGTTGcccataggagaatccacacgggagagaagccgtttaactgctctgactgtgggaaaagcttcagtcagcacTCAAATCTCGTTAGACATAAGAGaactcacacaggggagaaacccttctgCTGCtcggactgtgggaaaagcttcattcaGAGTTCAGACCTTATTaaacataggagaatccacataGGGAAGAGACCCTATAACctgagttccctttaa